One Gossypium raimondii isolate GPD5lz chromosome 3, ASM2569854v1, whole genome shotgun sequence genomic window carries:
- the LOC105795035 gene encoding probable anion transporter 5, with protein MTWMNLPNRYLIVILTFVSTCVCYIERVGFSIAYTVAADAAGINQSSKGTILSTFYYGYACSQVPGGWAAQKIGGRKVLLLSFVLWSLTCFLVPLDPNRVTILVVARLLVGVAQGFIFPSIHTVLAQWVPPHERSRSVSITTSGMYLGAAMGMLFLPSLVKLKGPESVFLAEAALGVLWSVLWFKYATDPPRSEHPKAAAAGFGESLLPTEASPRTKLENGGSTVKATKIPWKKILISRPVWAIVVNNFTFHYALYVLMNWLPTYFEQGLQLSLQEMGSSKMMPYLNMFLFSNIGGIVADHLVTKRVMSVTKTRKFLNTVGFIVASIALLALPIFRTSGGAILCSSVALGFLALGRAGFAVNHMDIAPRYAGIVMGVSNTAGTLAGIIGVDMTGRLLEAAKIEYSGLSSPESWRAVFFIPGWLCIFSSFIFLVFSTGERIFD; from the coding sequence ATGACTTGGATGAATCTCCCAAATCGATACTTAATTGTCATTTTAACCTTTGTTAGCACTTGCGTTTGTTACATAGAACGCGTCGGCTTCTCTATAGCATACACAGTTGCAGCTGATGCTGCTGGGATTAACCAGTCAAGCAAAGGCACGATACTTTCCACATTCTACTATGGTTATGCTTGTTCTCAAGTGCCTGGAGGATGGGCTGCTCAAAAGATTGGGGGAAGGAAGGTTCTTCTGCTCTCGTTTGTATTATGGTCATTGACTTGTTTCTTGGTTCCGCTAGATCCTAATAGAGTCACAATCTTAGTCGTTGCTCGGTTGCTTGTTGGTGTAGCAcaaggtttcatcttcccttcAATCCACACTGTCTTAGCACAGTGGGTTCCGCCACATGAGAGATCGAGATCTGTTTCAATTACAACTTCTGGGATGTACCTAGGTGCAGCTATGGGGATGCTTTTCCTTCCAAGCCTGGTGAAGTTAAAAGGTCCCGAATCTGTATTTCTTGCAGAAGCAGCATTAGGTGTCCTCTGGTCTGTGCTTTGGTTTAAATATGCAACTGATCCCCCTCGATCTGAGCATCCAAAAGCCGCCGCTGCTGGATTTGGAGAGTCTTTGTTACCTACCGAAGCAAGTCCAAGGACAAAATTGGAGAATGGAGGAAGTACTGTCAAAGCAACCAAAATtccatggaagaagattttAATCAGCAGGCCAGTTTGGGCAATTGTGGTAAACAATTTCACATTCCACTATGCTCTTTACGTATTGATGAACTGGCTGCCTACATACTTCGAGCAGGGCCTCCAGCTGAGTCTTCAGGAAATGGGTTCTTCTAAGATGATGCCCTACTTAAACATGTTCTTATTCTCGAATATAGGTGGGATTGTCGCTGACCACTTGGTCACCAAAAGAGTGATGTCAGTGACTAAAACTAGGAAGTTCTTGAACACTGTAGGATTTATAGTTGCTTCGATTGCACTGTTAGCACTTCCGATCTTCAGAACATCTGGTGGAGCTATTTTATGTTCTTCAGTAGCACTCGGGTTCTTGGCACTTGGTAGAGCTGGTTTTGCAGTGAACCATATGGATATTGCACCTAGATATGCAGGAATTGTAATGGGTGTCTCAAACACAGCAGGTACTCTAGCTGGGATTATCGGGGTTGATATGACCGGTCGGCTTCTTGAAGCGGCTAAAATCGAATATTCAGGTCTATCCAGTCCTGAAAGCTGGAGAGCAGTGTTTTTCATTCCTGGATGGCTGTGCATATTCAGTTCTTTCATATTCTTGGTCTTCTCAACAGGGGAAAGGATTTTTGACTGA
- the LOC105795032 gene encoding homoserine kinase, which translates to MAICFQFQSPLKPITFPLSTTKRVPIFKCKASFSTTTTTELEPVFTSVKSFAPATVANLGPGFDFLGAAVDGLGDFVSLSIDPSVSPGHVTISEISGSSKLSPNPLFNCAGIAAIATMKMLNVRSFGLSLKLEKGLPLGSGLGSSAASAAAAAVAVNELFGAKLGVDQLVLAGLESEAKVSGYHADNIAPAVMGGFVLIKSYDPLELKPLIFPQNQELFFILASPEFEAPTKKMRAALPAEIGMPHHVWNCSQAGALVASVLEGDVVGLGKALSSDKIVEPKRAPLIPGMEAVKKAAIKAGAFGCTISGAGPTAVAVIDNEEQGKKIGQKMVDAFLEEGHLRSVAMVKKLDRVGARLIEGVPR; encoded by the coding sequence ATGGCGATCTGCTTCCAATTTCAATCCCCTCTAAAACCCATTACCTTTCCTTTATCCACCACCAAAAGGGTCCCCATTTTCAAATGCAAAGCCTCGTTTTCCACCACCACTACTACAGAGCTCGAGCCTGTCTTCACCTCCGTCAAGTCCTTCGCTCCCGCCACGGTAGCCAATCTCGGCCCAGGTTTTGACTTCCTCGGCGCTGCCGTTGATGGTCTAGGCGACTTCGTTTCCCTCAGCATCGACCCTTCTGTCAGCCCCGGTCATGTCACCATCTCAGAGATCTCTGGGTCCTCTAAACTCTCTCCCAATCCTCTCTTCAACTGTGCCGGCATCGCTGCCATTGCCACTATGAAAATGTTGAATGTTCGCTCTTTCGGCCTTTCACTCAAACTCGAAAAGGGCTTACCTTTGGGCAGTGGACTCGGTTCCAGCGCCGCTTCCGCCGCCGCCGCTGCAGTGGCGGTCAACGAGCTCTTCGGTGCTAAACTCGGAGTTGATCAGCTGGTTCTCGCTGGGTTAGAATCCGAAGCTAAAGTTTCCGGCTATCACGCCGATAATATCGCTCCTGCAGTTATGGGTGGTTTCGTCCTAATCAAAAGCTACGATCCTCTAGAGTTAAAGCCCCTGATTTTCCCCCAGAATCAAGAACTGTTTTTCATCTTGGCCAGCCCGGAATTCGAGGCCCCCACCAAGAAAATGCGTGCGGCTTTGCCCGCCGAAATTGGGATGCCGCACCACGTCTGGAATTGCAGCCAAGCGGGTGCACTGGTAGCATCGGTGTTGGAGGGCGACGTCGTGGGGTTAGGGAAAGCATTGTCGTCGGACAAGATCGTGGAGCCTAAACGAGCACCCCTGATTCCGGGGATGGAAGCTGTGAAGAAGGCGGCTATCAAGGCCGGAGCTTTCGGGTGTACTATTAGTGGTGCTGGGCCGACGGCGGTGGCTGTGATAGACAATGAAGAGCAAGGGAAGAAGATTGGGCAAAAAATGGTGGATGCGTTTTTAGAAGAAGGGCATTTGAGATCGGTGGCAATGGTTAAAAAGCTGGATAGAGTTGGGGCTAGGCTTATTGAAGGTGTCCCCAGATGA
- the LOC105795031 gene encoding monosaccharide-sensing protein 2 — MSGAVLVALTATIGNLLQGWDSATIAGAVMYIKKEFKLESEPAIEGLIVAMSLIGATCITTCSGSLSDWLGRRPILIISSLLYFLSGIVMLWAPNVPTLLLARLLDGLGIGLAVTLIPIYISETAPPEIRGFLNTLPLFSGCLGMFLSYCMVFGMSLTTLPNWRLMLGVLSIPSLVYLALTVFFLPESPRWLVSKGRMSEARKVLQRIRGREDVSGEMALLVEGLGVGGETSIEEYLISSISRDSKYPDTAGKDRIKLYGPEEGLSWTAKPVTGQKSFGLLSQQLLSQQPSVAQSPLGLVDPLVALLGSAHEKLSEAGSVPRSTLFPFVSSFSGLGGHQVRAEESDEESVTRESDDEQSDDSDDNLRTPLISWQASAEKDMVPTAQESVTSARLQGPFLTNAGESLGSMGIGGGWQLAWKWSEREGGFQRIYMHEESVPGLRQRSIVSPSRADVLAGYDYVPAAALVSHPALYSKELMKQHPVGPAIVHPAEAAKGPSWNDLLEPGVKHALVVGVGIEMLQQFSGMSSILYYIPEILELAGVRGLLSNTGLSSSSASLLISCVTTFLMLPSITVVMRFVDVAGRRRLLLITVPLLALCLFILVIGSFVKMGSVVRSAISTVSVVLSCCVYVMGFGPIPSILCAEIFPTRVRGTCIAIVSLVYWISNIIVAYSLPVLLKTIGLAGVFGMFGTVCLASFVFVFLKVPETKGMPLEVITEFFSVGSKQAITAKNTGYSNC; from the exons ATGAGTGGAGCTGTGCTTGTAGCTCTTACAGCAACTATTGGTAACTTATTGCAAGGATGGGATAGTGCCACCATTGCTG GTGCCGTTATGTACATAAAGAAAGAGTTTAAATTGGAGAGTGAACCAGCAATAGAAGGCCTAATTGTAGCAATGTCTCTCATTGGAGCTACCTGCATTACTACATGTTCAGGAAGCTTGTCAGACTGGCTAGGCCGCCGTCCCATCCTAATTATTTCATCCCTCCTTTATTTTCTTAGTGGTATTGTAATGTTATGGGCTCCTAATGTTCCCACCTTACTTTTGGCAAGACTTTTGGATGGATTAGGGATTGGATTGGCCGTAACTTTGATCCCGATTTATATATCCGAGACGGCACCACCAGAAATAAGGGGATTCTTGAATACCCTTCCGCTGTTTTCTGGTTGCCTTGGGATGTTTCTTTCATATTGCATGGTTTTTGGTATGTCGTTAACAACATTACCAAATTGGAGATTGATGCTTGGAGTTCTTTCTATTCCTTCCCTCGTATACTTAGCATTAACCGTATTCTTCTTGCCTGAATCACCAAGATGGCTAGTAAGTAAAGGTCGAATGAGCGAAGCAAGGAAGGTTTTGCAAAGGATACGCGGCAGGGAAGATGTTTCTG GTGAGATGGCTTTGCTAGTTGAGGGGCTTGGTGTTGGAGGTGAAACATCAATAGAGGAGTACCTCATTAGTTCCATCAGTCGGGATTCTAAATATCCTGATACTGCCGGAAAAGATAGAATCAAGTTATATGGACCTGAAGAAGGTCTTTCCTGGACGGCCAAACCTGTCACTGGACAGAAAAGTTTTGGTCTTTTGTCTCAGCAACTTTTGTCTCAGCAACCAAGCGTAGCTCAGAGTCCTCTTGGGCTTGTGGATCCTCTTGTCGCACTCCTGGGAAGTGCCCATGAGAAGCTTTCTGAAGCAGGAAGTGTGCCGCGAAGTACACTTTTTCCATTTGTTAGCAGCTTCTCTGGTTTGGGAGGTCACCAAGTTAGAGCTGAAGAGTCTGATGAGGAGAGTGTTACCAGAGAGAGCGATGACGAGCAATCTGATGACTCTGATGACAATTTGCGGACTCCTTTGATCTCTTGGCAGGCCAGTGCGGAGAAGGACATGGTTCCAACTGCCCAGGAAAGTGTCACAAGCGCGAGACTTCAGGGTCCATTTCTTACAAATGCTGGAGAATCTCTTGGTAGCATGGGGATTGGTGGTGGTTGGCAGCTAGCATGGAAATGGTCTGAAAGAGAAGGGGGATTTCAAAGAATCTATATGCACGAAGAGAGTGTACCTGGATTGAGGCAGAGGTCAATAGTTTCTCCATCTCGTGCTGATGTCCTTGCAGGCTACGACTATGTCCCAGCTGCTGCTTTGGTGAGTCATCCAGCTCTTTATTCCAAGGAGCTTATGAAGCAGCATCCGGTTGGACCAGCTATAGTTCATCCAGCTGAAGCTGCGAAGGGACCAAGTTGGAATGATCTTCTTGAACCAGGAGTCAAGCATGCTTTGGTAGTAGGTGTGGGAATTGAAATGCTCCAGCAG TTCTCTGGTATGAGCAGCATTTTGTACTACATTCCCGAAATTCTTGAACTGGCAGGAGTTAGAGGCCTTCTTTCAAACACTGGCCTCAGTTCATCTTCTGCATCACTGCTTATCAGCTGCGTTACGACCTTTTTGATGCTTCCTAGTATAACCGTTGTCATGCGGTTTGTGGATGTTGCTGGTAGAAG GAGGTTACTACTCATCACAGTCCCGCTCCTGGCATTATGTCTTTTCATCTTAGTCATAGGAAGCTTTGTGAAAATGGGGAGTGTTGTGCGTTCAGCAATCTCAACTGTTAGTGTCGTGCTCTCCTGCTGTGTATACGTCATGGGGTTCGGGCCTATTCCCAGCATTCTCTGTGCGGAGATCTTCCCAACACGAGTTCGTGGCACCTGCATTGCCATAGTTTCCCTTGTTTACTGGATTTCTAACATCATTGTCGCATATTCACTACCGGTGTTGCTCAAAACCATAGGTCTTGCCGGTGTCTTTGGGATGTTTGGAACCGTGTGCCTTGCATcatttgtgtttgtgtttttaaaagtTCCAGAAACCAAAGGCATGCCTCTTGAAGTCATCACGGAATTCTTTTCCGTTGGATCAAAGCAGGCTATAACTGCTAAAAACACGGGTTATTCTAACTGCTAA